The Aminithiophilus ramosus genome contains a region encoding:
- a CDS encoding terminase small subunit: MGLTPKQRAFVEIYDGNTTRAAIAAGYSQKWAGSNGDKLMKHPAIREALEKRISRKINSIVADREERQSFWSAVMRDEERDLKDRLRASELLARSEGDFLDRIENRTLEAPSIVVNFIPSDGSSNGRKEEELE; the protein is encoded by the coding sequence ATGGGTTTGACGCCGAAGCAAAGGGCTTTCGTCGAGATTTATGACGGGAACACGACGCGGGCGGCCATCGCTGCGGGTTATTCCCAAAAATGGGCCGGGTCGAATGGTGACAAGCTGATGAAGCATCCCGCAATCAGGGAGGCCCTGGAAAAACGAATTTCCCGGAAGATAAATTCCATTGTCGCCGACCGTGAGGAACGGCAGAGTTTTTGGTCTGCGGTCATGCGGGACGAAGAAAGAGACCTGAAGGACCGACTTCGAGCAAGCGAGCTGCTTGCCCGAAGCGAAGGCGATTTCCTTGACAGGATCGAAAACCGAACTTTGGAAGCTCCGAGCATCGTCGTGAATTTTATTCCTAGCGATGGGAGCTCAAACGGGAGGAAAGAGGAGGAACTGGAATGA
- a CDS encoding AAA family ATPase: MVAEMSADLRSWVEDNFPGGRWVKPAEYLVRSPLREEKTASFFINAEKQCFRDWGGDSGKLTALAERLGIDPPPWEGHAPSLAPVRKVEAQGDAIQRRWDEASEARGHPYLAKKGLEMVPGLRVDDRGNLLVPSRDFSGQLVGIQEIAPDGRKRFQQGSHMKTFPLGSLEEAEHVFVTEGLGTGVALRQALGLPVVVAFSASRVPAVVRELRGRTSATIIAATDADPAGRRAADDSGAEPFIPVGGGGKDWGDVFLGEGPEAIVEAWQNRPRPAKGKPRGFHLVPFGELEAREPQWLVEGLLEQDSLASAFGESGSGKSFFTLDMAFCIASGTPFHGRPVEPGPVVYLAGEGFAGLARRRAAWERHNGVSLRGAPIFVSTQPPALLDAASAAEVGLAVEEVADRVGAPKLVVVDTLARSFSGGDENSSADMGRFIMALDGLRSRYECTVLVVHHSGHGDKSRSRGSSAFRGALDTEMLVEGVPGKSLSVRSAKRKDGAAFDDLHFELRDVEIEPGITSAVLVEAEGPAKGEKALSELQRAALRSYRSAFECHGKIVDGTACLDLEAWRPVFYSVATGDSPDAKRKQFQRARDGLIARGCLRVEKGLYLVADPLEQRAQVALLRRTDEAGHRDIAGHVPVCPAVPACERDDVAGRPGTPPYKGVRPSRRPAVPDEVSKIEPVDGLLLRGGVAPGGSPDARTERSTNRMEKPIDMAAWLEAQSAEVKADHEARLARLRKAKISAACELALLRTWEAVVGEAPR; this comes from the coding sequence GTGGTGGCTGAGATGAGCGCCGACCTCAGATCCTGGGTCGAAGACAATTTCCCCGGCGGGCGGTGGGTCAAGCCCGCTGAATACTTGGTTCGCAGCCCGCTGAGGGAGGAAAAAACGGCGTCCTTTTTCATCAACGCCGAAAAGCAGTGCTTCCGAGACTGGGGCGGCGACAGCGGAAAATTGACCGCCCTGGCTGAGCGCCTGGGCATTGACCCGCCGCCTTGGGAGGGACACGCGCCGAGCCTGGCCCCGGTCCGCAAGGTGGAAGCTCAGGGCGATGCCATCCAACGCCGCTGGGACGAGGCCTCAGAGGCCCGTGGGCATCCCTACCTGGCCAAGAAGGGCTTGGAGATGGTCCCTGGCCTGAGGGTTGACGACAGGGGCAATCTGCTTGTCCCTTCGAGGGATTTTTCCGGTCAGCTCGTCGGAATCCAGGAAATCGCTCCCGACGGCCGGAAGCGCTTCCAGCAGGGGTCACACATGAAAACCTTCCCCCTGGGGAGCCTGGAGGAGGCCGAGCACGTCTTTGTCACCGAGGGCTTGGGAACCGGGGTAGCCCTTCGTCAGGCGCTGGGCTTGCCCGTCGTCGTGGCCTTCAGTGCCAGCCGGGTGCCCGCAGTCGTCCGGGAACTTCGAGGTCGGACGTCGGCGACCATCATTGCCGCGACCGATGCCGACCCGGCGGGGCGACGCGCTGCCGATGACTCCGGGGCAGAACCTTTCATCCCGGTGGGTGGCGGTGGCAAAGACTGGGGCGACGTGTTCCTGGGGGAAGGTCCGGAGGCCATCGTCGAAGCCTGGCAGAACCGACCGCGGCCCGCGAAGGGAAAACCCCGCGGCTTCCACCTCGTCCCCTTCGGGGAGCTCGAAGCCAGAGAGCCCCAGTGGCTTGTCGAGGGTCTACTTGAACAAGATTCGCTGGCCAGCGCCTTCGGCGAGTCAGGTAGCGGAAAAAGCTTCTTCACATTGGACATGGCCTTCTGCATCGCGTCCGGGACGCCCTTCCACGGGCGGCCCGTCGAACCAGGCCCGGTGGTCTACTTGGCCGGCGAGGGCTTCGCCGGGCTGGCCCGTCGGCGCGCAGCCTGGGAGCGCCACAACGGAGTCTCTCTTCGCGGTGCGCCGATTTTTGTCAGCACTCAGCCCCCGGCGCTCTTGGACGCGGCTTCGGCCGCCGAGGTGGGCCTGGCCGTCGAGGAGGTGGCCGACCGAGTCGGAGCGCCGAAGTTGGTTGTCGTCGATACCTTGGCGCGGAGTTTTTCCGGCGGCGACGAAAACAGCTCAGCCGACATGGGCCGTTTCATCATGGCGCTCGATGGCCTAAGGTCGCGCTACGAGTGCACGGTTTTGGTCGTCCATCACTCCGGACACGGCGACAAGAGCCGGTCCCGTGGCTCGTCGGCCTTCCGAGGGGCGCTCGACACGGAAATGCTTGTCGAGGGGGTGCCGGGGAAATCGCTGTCCGTTCGATCGGCCAAGAGGAAAGACGGGGCGGCTTTCGATGATCTGCACTTTGAACTTCGGGACGTCGAAATTGAACCGGGCATCACGTCCGCCGTCCTGGTCGAGGCCGAAGGCCCCGCGAAGGGGGAAAAGGCTCTGTCGGAGCTTCAGCGTGCGGCGTTGCGGTCATACCGGTCGGCATTTGAGTGTCACGGCAAAATCGTCGACGGGACCGCGTGCCTCGACCTGGAAGCCTGGCGGCCGGTTTTCTACTCGGTGGCGACGGGAGACAGCCCTGACGCGAAGCGAAAGCAATTTCAGCGAGCACGGGACGGGCTCATCGCACGTGGCTGCCTCCGAGTCGAAAAGGGGCTTTACCTTGTGGCCGACCCCCTGGAACAAAGAGCCCAAGTCGCTTTATTACGGAGAACAGACGAAGCGGGACACCGGGACATAGCGGGACATGTCCCGGTGTGTCCCGCCGTCCCGGCATGCGAACGGGACGACGTAGCGGGACGCCCCGGGACACCCCCCTATAAGGGTGTCCGGCCGTCCCGCCGTCCCGCTGTCCCGGACGAGGTTTCGAAGATAGAACCTGTCGATGGTCTTCTCCTTCGCGGAGGAGTGGCCCCCGGCGGTTCGCCGGATGCCCGGACAGAGAGGAGCACCAATCGAATGGAAAAACCGATCGACATGGCGGCTTGGCTTGAAGCGCAGAGCGCCGAGGTGAAGGCCGACCACGAGGCTCGGCTGGCCCGGCTGCGGAAGGCGAAGATCTCCGCGGCGTGCGAACTCGCGTTGCTGCGAACCTGGGAAGCCGTCGTGGGAGAGGCTCCCCGATGA
- a CDS encoding helix-turn-helix domain-containing protein codes for MSRTKNQRQKVLGWLRDGRSLTSLEALSRFGCLRLASRIAELKKMGFPVEKEMISVESGAHVARYFLTTSREEKMEVA; via the coding sequence ATGAGCCGAACGAAAAATCAGCGTCAAAAGGTCCTGGGGTGGCTCCGGGATGGAAGATCGCTCACGTCCTTGGAGGCGTTGTCGCGGTTCGGATGTCTCCGATTGGCGTCACGAATCGCGGAGCTGAAGAAAATGGGATTTCCCGTCGAGAAGGAAATGATTTCCGTCGAAAGTGGGGCTCACGTGGCGAGATACTTCCTGACCACGAGCCGCGAAGAGAAAATGGAGGTGGCATGA
- the nusG gene encoding transcription termination/antitermination protein NusG: MVLQKAGVNSLDRRWYIIQTYSGYENKVMANLEQRIATMGMEDRIFNVLVPVEEKVSVKEGKTKRTKRKVFPSYVLVEMILDDQSWYVVRHTPGVTGFVGAGNHPIPLSEREVNEILGKVQQEQAKPKIEIDVRPGDTVRVKSGPFEGQVGPVVEVLHDKGKVKFSVTVFGRETVVETDYAELEKL, from the coding sequence ATGGTCCTTCAGAAGGCGGGCGTGAATTCGTTGGATCGGCGCTGGTACATCATTCAGACCTATTCCGGCTACGAGAATAAGGTCATGGCCAATCTGGAGCAGCGCATCGCCACGATGGGCATGGAAGACCGCATCTTCAATGTCCTCGTCCCCGTAGAGGAAAAGGTCTCCGTCAAGGAGGGGAAGACGAAGCGCACGAAGCGCAAGGTCTTTCCCAGTTATGTTCTTGTGGAGATGATCCTCGACGACCAGTCCTGGTACGTCGTCCGTCATACTCCTGGCGTGACGGGTTTTGTCGGCGCTGGCAACCACCCCATTCCCCTTTCGGAGCGAGAGGTCAACGAGATCCTGGGCAAGGTCCAGCAGGAGCAGGCCAAGCCCAAGATCGAAATCGACGTTCGTCCCGGCGATACGGTCCGCGTCAAGTCCGGTCCCTTCGAAGGGCAGGTCGGCCCCGTGGTGGAAGTCCTTCACGACAAGGGCAAGGTCAAGTTCTCCGTCACCGTCTTCGGCCGAGAGACCGTCGTCGAAACAGACTATGCGGAGCTGGAAAAGCTCTAA
- the rplK gene encoding 50S ribosomal protein L11, with the protein MAKKVVGQIKLQLPAGKATPAPPVGPALGQHGVNIMEFCKQFNAKTADQPGMVIPVIITVYADRSFTFIMKTPPASVLLKKAAGIERASAEPNKVKVAKVSEDQVREIAQLKMEDLNANDIDAAMMMIKGTARSMGIAVEG; encoded by the coding sequence ATGGCAAAGAAAGTGGTAGGTCAGATCAAACTGCAGCTGCCGGCGGGCAAGGCGACGCCGGCTCCCCCCGTGGGACCGGCTCTCGGTCAGCACGGCGTCAACATCATGGAGTTCTGCAAGCAGTTCAACGCCAAGACGGCCGATCAGCCGGGAATGGTCATTCCCGTCATCATCACCGTCTACGCCGACCGGAGTTTCACCTTCATCATGAAGACCCCTCCGGCCAGTGTCCTTCTCAAGAAGGCCGCCGGCATCGAGAGGGCCTCGGCCGAGCCCAACAAGGTCAAAGTCGCCAAGGTGAGCGAAGATCAGGTCCGCGAGATCGCCCAGCTCAAGATGGAAGATCTCAACGCCAACGACATCGACGCCGCCATGATGATGATCAAGGGAACGGCCCGTTCCATGGGAATCGCCGTCGAGGGCTAG
- the rplJ gene encoding 50S ribosomal protein L10 yields the protein MPTEFRKQQVADHLEKLQRSEAVFVCEYRGLSVAQLTSIRAKVRKAGGEMKVSRNTLMAIALTEAGLPVPEALMAGPNIYSFAFENAPAVAKVLSEFSKEKGNEKLVVKGGVLGQTVLDAAGVTALADLPPREVLLAQVVGTIAAPLRGLVTVLSGPARGLVTCLSQLKEKKEAA from the coding sequence ATGCCGACAGAGTTCAGAAAACAGCAAGTCGCCGATCACCTGGAGAAGCTCCAGCGTTCCGAGGCGGTCTTCGTCTGCGAGTACCGCGGCCTCTCCGTGGCCCAGCTCACGTCGATCCGCGCCAAGGTCCGCAAGGCCGGAGGCGAGATGAAGGTCTCCCGAAACACGCTCATGGCCATCGCCCTTACCGAGGCCGGTCTCCCCGTTCCCGAGGCGCTCATGGCCGGTCCCAACATCTACTCCTTCGCCTTCGAAAACGCTCCGGCCGTCGCCAAGGTCCTCAGCGAGTTCTCCAAGGAGAAGGGCAACGAGAAGCTCGTCGTCAAGGGCGGCGTCCTGGGACAGACCGTTCTCGATGCCGCCGGGGTCACGGCCCTGGCCGACCTTCCTCCTCGCGAGGTCCTTCTCGCCCAGGTCGTCGGAACGATCGCCGCGCCGCTTCGCGGTCTCGTCACCGTTCTTTCCGGCCCCGCACGGGGACTCGTCACCTGTCTCAGCCAGCTCAAAGAGAAAAAGGAAGCCGCTTAG
- a CDS encoding helix-turn-helix domain-containing protein — MLTMLKALRLEAGLTVRALGGEIGIHPSLISQFENRRLYCREAHQKTLSEFYGAPVEGIFENGFARPCEEVAHCL; from the coding sequence ATGCTGACGATGTTGAAAGCCCTGCGGCTTGAAGCAGGCTTGACGGTCCGGGCGCTGGGGGGCGAGATCGGGATTCATCCTTCACTGATCAGCCAATTCGAAAACAGGCGGCTCTACTGTCGAGAGGCGCACCAAAAGACGCTCTCGGAGTTCTACGGCGCGCCTGTAGAGGGAATTTTCGAAAATGGCTTCGCTAGGCCTTGCGAAGAAGTCGCGCACTGCTTATAA
- a CDS encoding amidohydrolase family protein, with product MTRRLDTHVHVYSPELIRTWKEVAEEEPYFGNLASGKVHRWARAEDVLDAMDHDGVDESWICGFAFSDMGLCRSQNDYVIESVRRSGGRLRGMAVVPPLAPGAEEEILRCREAGLVGVGELFPQGQGLDITDIRQTWRLVGACHEAGLFLLLHTAEPVGHDYPGKGSVGPKEAAAFCTNHPEATVILAHWGGGLWLYEQMAEMRRVLRNAWYDVAATPFLYGPSVFRAAFAAEVGEKLLLGTDFPILRRSRYDALLELAGLDEGQRRVLEGENGERLLGTLGR from the coding sequence GTGACGCGACGTCTTGATACCCATGTGCATGTCTACTCGCCCGAGCTGATCCGAACCTGGAAGGAGGTGGCCGAAGAGGAACCCTACTTCGGGAATCTGGCCTCGGGCAAGGTCCATCGCTGGGCTCGGGCCGAGGACGTCCTGGACGCCATGGATCACGACGGCGTCGACGAATCGTGGATCTGCGGCTTCGCCTTCTCCGACATGGGCCTCTGTCGGTCCCAGAACGACTACGTCATCGAGTCGGTCCGCCGCTCCGGGGGACGGCTCCGGGGGATGGCCGTCGTTCCGCCCCTCGCTCCGGGGGCAGAGGAGGAGATCCTCCGCTGCCGCGAGGCCGGACTCGTCGGCGTCGGCGAGCTCTTCCCCCAGGGACAGGGGCTGGACATCACCGACATCCGTCAGACCTGGCGCCTCGTCGGGGCCTGTCACGAGGCGGGGCTCTTCCTCCTCCTCCACACGGCCGAGCCGGTGGGCCACGACTACCCCGGCAAGGGAAGCGTGGGGCCGAAGGAGGCCGCCGCCTTCTGCACCAACCATCCCGAGGCGACGGTCATCCTGGCCCACTGGGGAGGCGGTCTCTGGCTCTACGAGCAGATGGCCGAGATGAGGCGCGTCCTGCGCAACGCCTGGTACGACGTGGCGGCGACGCCCTTCCTCTACGGTCCCTCCGTCTTCCGGGCCGCCTTCGCCGCCGAAGTGGGGGAGAAACTGCTGCTCGGGACGGATTTCCCCATCCTCCGCCGTTCCCGTTACGATGCCCTTCTCGAACTTGCGGGGCTCGACGAGGGGCAGCGCCGGGTCCTGGAGGGAGAGAACGGAGAGAGGCTACTCGGAACTCTCGGGCGTTAG
- a CDS encoding YccF domain-containing protein has product MRTLGNILWHFPFLGFVNAIVVYICGLILTVTVVAAPIGLGLMEFGKFLFAPYSRAMVSRSDLKTDQNGLWQAYSTLIMILYLPLGVLLSLMALVQVVGLLLSLVGIPVALVVAKSIGTYFNPVNKVCVPQAVADEIERRKNQAVIDRHLG; this is encoded by the coding sequence GTGAGAACGTTGGGAAATATCCTGTGGCATTTCCCCTTTCTGGGGTTCGTGAACGCCATCGTCGTCTACATCTGCGGCCTGATTCTGACGGTGACCGTCGTGGCGGCTCCCATCGGCCTGGGCCTGATGGAATTCGGCAAGTTTCTCTTCGCTCCCTACAGCCGGGCCATGGTGAGCCGATCGGACCTGAAGACCGATCAGAACGGCCTTTGGCAGGCCTATTCGACGCTGATCATGATTCTCTACCTCCCCCTCGGCGTGCTGCTGAGCCTGATGGCCCTCGTTCAGGTCGTGGGACTTCTTCTGTCCCTCGTCGGGATTCCCGTGGCCCTCGTCGTCGCCAAGTCCATCGGCACCTATTTCAATCCCGTCAACAAGGTCTGCGTCCCCCAGGCCGTGGCCGACGAGATCGAGAGGAGAAAGAATCAGGCGGTGATCGACAGACATCTCGGCTGA
- the rplA gene encoding 50S ribosomal protein L1 yields MSKKSKRYQELSKKVDKNKLYGLQEALDLAKETATAKFNESVELHVRLGVDPRHADQQVRSTVALPHGTGVVKRVLVITDGEKLREAEEAGADFVGGEDMVQKIQGGWLDFDAVIATPDMMRVVGRLGKILGPRGMMPSAKANTVTDDVAGAVKEIKAGRVEFRVDKFGIIHNSIGKASFEGAQLFENVKSLLGAIVKARPAAVKGTYIKSLTVSTSMGAGIRVDAPQAQKDIA; encoded by the coding sequence ATGTCCAAGAAAAGCAAGCGCTACCAGGAACTGTCCAAGAAGGTCGACAAGAATAAGCTCTACGGCCTTCAGGAGGCCCTTGACCTCGCCAAGGAGACGGCGACGGCCAAGTTCAACGAGAGCGTCGAGCTCCACGTCCGCCTCGGCGTCGATCCCCGCCATGCCGATCAGCAGGTCCGCAGCACCGTCGCCCTGCCTCACGGCACGGGCGTCGTCAAGCGCGTCCTCGTCATCACCGACGGGGAGAAGCTCAGGGAGGCCGAAGAGGCCGGGGCCGATTTCGTCGGCGGCGAGGATATGGTCCAGAAGATCCAGGGGGGATGGCTCGATTTCGACGCCGTCATCGCCACGCCCGATATGATGCGCGTCGTCGGTCGTCTCGGCAAGATCCTCGGTCCCCGGGGCATGATGCCCAGCGCCAAGGCCAACACCGTCACCGACGATGTGGCCGGTGCCGTCAAGGAGATCAAGGCCGGCCGCGTCGAGTTCCGCGTCGACAAGTTCGGCATCATTCACAACTCCATCGGCAAGGCCTCCTTCGAAGGGGCCCAGCTCTTCGAGAACGTCAAGTCTCTCCTCGGCGCCATCGTCAAGGCCCGTCCCGCGGCCGTCAAGGGGACCTACATCAAGAGCCTGACCGTCTCCACCTCCATGGGAGCGGGCATCCGCGTCGACGCCCCTCAGGCCCAGAAGGACATCGCCTAG
- the tuf gene encoding elongation factor Tu: MAKEHFARNKPHLNIGTIGHIDHGKTTLTAAITYVLSKAGFADFTAFENIDKAPEERERGITINIAHVEYQSEKRHYAHIDCPGHADYIKNMITGAAQMDGGILVVSAADGPMPQTREHVLLARQVNVPALVVFMNKVDMVDDDELLDLVEMEVRDLLGKYEFPGDDLPVVRGSALKALEGPGTKGDKWADCIWELMDACDNAIPEPIRDTEKPFIMPVEDVFTITGRGTVVTGRIERGILKSGMEVEVVGMRDTRKTVCTSIEMFRKILDEAIAGDNVGLLLRGIGKEDVERGQVIAKPGSILPHKHFYAEVYVLKKEEGGRHTPFFSGYKPQFYFRTTDVTGEIKLAEGVEMVMPGDNATFEVKLIVPVALEPGLRFAVREGGRTVGAGVVTEILDK, translated from the coding sequence ATGGCAAAGGAGCATTTTGCAAGAAACAAGCCTCACCTGAACATCGGAACGATCGGCCACATCGACCACGGCAAGACGACGCTGACGGCGGCCATCACCTACGTGCTCTCCAAGGCGGGATTCGCCGACTTCACGGCCTTCGAGAACATCGACAAGGCGCCCGAGGAGCGTGAGCGCGGGATCACGATCAACATCGCCCACGTGGAGTACCAGTCGGAGAAGCGGCACTACGCGCACATCGACTGCCCCGGTCACGCCGACTACATCAAGAACATGATCACCGGCGCGGCGCAGATGGACGGGGGAATCCTGGTCGTCTCGGCGGCCGACGGTCCCATGCCGCAGACGCGGGAGCACGTTCTGCTGGCCCGTCAGGTCAACGTGCCGGCGCTGGTCGTGTTCATGAACAAGGTGGACATGGTCGACGACGACGAGCTTCTGGACCTGGTGGAGATGGAAGTGCGCGATCTCCTGGGCAAGTACGAGTTCCCCGGGGACGACCTTCCGGTCGTGCGCGGATCGGCGCTGAAGGCCCTCGAAGGTCCCGGCACGAAGGGGGACAAGTGGGCGGACTGCATCTGGGAACTGATGGACGCCTGCGACAATGCCATTCCGGAGCCGATCCGCGACACGGAGAAGCCCTTCATCATGCCTGTTGAAGACGTCTTCACCATCACCGGGCGCGGCACGGTCGTGACGGGCCGTATCGAGCGGGGCATTCTGAAGTCGGGGATGGAAGTGGAAGTGGTGGGCATGCGGGACACGCGCAAGACGGTCTGCACGTCCATCGAGATGTTCCGCAAGATCCTCGACGAGGCGATCGCCGGAGACAACGTGGGTCTTCTTCTGCGGGGAATCGGCAAGGAAGACGTGGAGCGCGGTCAGGTCATCGCCAAGCCGGGCTCGATCCTGCCGCACAAGCACTTCTACGCCGAGGTCTACGTCCTGAAGAAGGAAGAGGGAGGCCGCCACACGCCCTTCTTCTCGGGATACAAGCCCCAGTTCTACTTCCGGACGACGGACGTGACGGGGGAGATCAAGCTGGCCGAGGGCGTGGAAATGGTCATGCCTGGAGATAATGCGACGTTCGAGGTGAAGTTGATCGTTCCCGTAGCTCTGGAGCCGGGCCTGCGCTTCGCCGTTCGCGAAGGGGGCCGCACCGTCGGAGCCGGTGTCGTCACCGAAATCCTCGACAAGTAA
- the secE gene encoding preprotein translocase subunit SecE, translating to MNKILDFVREAKAELKKVTWPGRQQVWYSTLVVIAVTFMVAAYLGVVDVLLTAVFSSLVR from the coding sequence GTGAACAAGATCCTCGACTTCGTCCGCGAGGCGAAGGCAGAACTCAAAAAAGTCACATGGCCCGGCCGGCAGCAGGTGTGGTACTCAACGCTCGTCGTCATCGCCGTCACCTTCATGGTGGCCGCCTATCTGGGAGTCGTTGACGTCCTGCTCACCGCAGTTTTTTCGAGCCTGGTTCGGTGA
- the rplL gene encoding 50S ribosomal protein L7/L12 translates to MTREDLIKAIEEMSVLELSELVKELEERFGVSAAAPMAAMPMMMAAAPAAEVEEQTEFDVILKAAGANKIGVIKVVRELTGLGLKDAKDLVDNAPKAVKEGVEKAEAEDVKKKLEEAGADVEMK, encoded by the coding sequence ATGACCCGCGAAGATCTCATCAAGGCTATCGAAGAAATGTCCGTTCTCGAGCTCTCCGAGCTCGTCAAGGAGCTCGAGGAGCGCTTCGGCGTCTCCGCCGCCGCTCCCATGGCCGCCATGCCCATGATGATGGCCGCCGCCCCCGCCGCCGAGGTGGAGGAGCAGACCGAGTTCGACGTCATCCTCAAGGCCGCCGGCGCCAACAAGATCGGCGTCATCAAGGTCGTCCGCGAGCTGACGGGCCTGGGCCTCAAGGATGCCAAGGACCTCGTCGACAACGCCCCCAAGGCCGTCAAGGAAGGCGTCGAGAAGGCCGAGGCCGAGGATGTCAAGAAGAAGCTCGAAGAGGCCGGCGCCGACGTCGAGATGAAGTAG
- the rpmG gene encoding 50S ribosomal protein L33, translating to MADTVGLQCTECKRRNYVTTVNKKKQQKKLEKNKFCKWCGKRTLHKETK from the coding sequence ATGGCTGATACCGTCGGACTCCAGTGCACGGAGTGCAAGCGCCGCAACTACGTCACCACCGTCAACAAGAAGAAGCAGCAGAAGAAGCTCGAGAAGAACAAGTTCTGTAAGTGGTGTGGCAAACGCACCTTGCACAAGGAGACCAAATAG
- the nfi gene encoding deoxyribonuclease V (cleaves DNA at apurinic or apyrimidinic sites) translates to MEPISTEQARTLQRELAREVLLDDAFPGRIETVCGLDCSYSGRGRRGRMIAGAVVLRFRTWERIDSSVAEGEIPFPYVPGLLSFRELPLLLEALEGLKEPVDLAFVDGAGIAHPRRFGLASHLGVVTGLPSIGVAKSRLCGVYDEPGLERGASSPLLEGGETVGTVLRTRDGVRPLFISPGHKVSLASAPRLVLACCGRYRLPEPTRRAHELVTARRAVWKEDDRDATS, encoded by the coding sequence ATGGAGCCGATCTCGACGGAACAGGCACGGACCCTTCAGCGCGAGCTGGCGCGCGAGGTCCTTTTGGACGACGCTTTTCCCGGCAGGATCGAGACGGTCTGCGGCCTCGACTGCTCCTACTCGGGGAGAGGACGACGAGGCCGGATGATCGCCGGCGCCGTCGTCCTGCGCTTTCGGACCTGGGAGAGGATCGACAGTTCCGTCGCCGAGGGAGAGATCCCCTTTCCCTACGTTCCGGGCCTGCTCTCCTTTCGCGAGCTGCCCCTCCTCCTCGAGGCCCTCGAAGGACTCAAGGAGCCCGTCGATCTGGCCTTCGTCGACGGCGCCGGCATCGCCCATCCCCGACGTTTCGGCCTGGCCTCCCACCTCGGCGTCGTGACCGGCCTGCCCTCGATCGGCGTCGCCAAAAGCCGCCTCTGTGGCGTCTATGACGAGCCCGGCCTCGAACGGGGCGCCTCCAGTCCCCTCCTCGAAGGAGGGGAGACGGTCGGGACCGTTCTCAGGACCCGCGATGGCGTCAGACCCCTTTTCATCAGCCCCGGCCACAAGGTGAGCCTGGCGAGCGCTCCCCGTCTCGTCCTGGCCTGCTGTGGCCGTTACCGTCTGCCCGAGCCGACCCGCCGGGCCCACGAGCTCGTGACGGCCCGGCGGGCCGTCTGGAAGGAGGACGATCGTGACGCGACGTCTTGA